TCGCGGCCGATGGTGACGCGGGTATTGGCGGGAATCTGAATCGGCCCGCCATCGCCCAAAACCGGCATGCCATTGGGGGCTTTCAGCGTCCCTTCCGCATCGACCTCGAAAGCGCCGTTACGCATATAGCCTTCGCTGCCGTCACTGGCTTGCACCGCAAACCAGCCCTTGCCCTGGATGGCGATGTCCAGGTCGCGCCCGGTGGCTTGCAGGGAACCTGGCGCAAAGTCACTGCCCACGGTGGCATCGACGGCGTAGGTGCGGGTGGGTGCGCCGGGGCCGTACACCCACAGCGCCCGAAACGCATGGGTTTCGGCCTTGTAACCCTGGGTATTGACGTTGGCCAGATTGTGGGTGGTGGCCGACTGCTTCAGCAGCGCATGCTGCGCACCGGTCATCGAGACATACAGCAGTCGGTCCATACCCTCTCAGCCTTTCAATGCTTAGCGCAGGTTAACCAGCGTCTGCAGCACCTGATCCTGCGTCTTGATGGTCTGCGCATTGGCCTGATACACCCGCTGAGCGGTAATCATGTTCACCAGCTCTTCGGTCAGATCCACCTTGGACTCTTCCACCGCTGACGATTGCAGCACGCCGAGGCTGGAGCTGCCGGGCGCCCCCACCAGTGGCCCGCCCGAGGTCGGGGTTTCGGTCCACTCGTTACCACCACGCGGCTGCAGGCCTTGCGGGTTGGAGAAGTTGGCCAGCACGATCTGCGCCATATTGCGCGACTGGCCGTTGGTGTAGCGCCCCAGTACCGTGCCGTCCGGCGAGATCGAAATGCCATTCAGGCGACCGGATGAGTACCCATCCTGCGTTTGCTTGTTGACGCTGAACACACTGCCAAACTGGGTGAAGGTGCTCACCTGCATGGTCATATTCTGCGTCGCAGCACCCCAGCTGGTGGTCAAGGCACCCGGAATATTGATCGGGATCGGTGTACTGATGGGTTGCGTACCGGCACCTGCATCCCAGCCAGTAATCGTGCCGTTGGTACCATAGGTCAGGCGTGCAGCTTGTGCGGGCGAGCCAAAAGTCCCTACCGGAACAGCCGTACCATCCACCGTCACATACATATTCCAGTTGTTGGCAGAAGCTTTCTGGAAATACACCGCCTGGGTGTGCGGATTACCCAGACTGTCATAAATGGTTTGCGAAGTACTGCGATTGAAGGTGGTGCCATCGGCCGAATTGAACGGCACACTGATCACCGCCTCGCGGGAGTCCAGGTTAATCCCCCACGTTTGCGCTGCAGTCTGCTTGGGCAGCAAATCGGTGGTATTGATCTGGATGTCGACCGGCGCCGAGCTGATGATGTTGCCATTGGCATCTGCCGGGTAGCCGGTCAGGCGACGACCCTGGTCATTCACCACGTAGCCGGTTTTATCGACCTGGAACTGGCCGTTGCGGCTGTAGGAAATTGCACCGTTGTTGGAGAGGCGGAAGAAGCCCTGCCCGTTGATGGCCACATCCAGCGGGTTGTTGGTCACGCTGATATTGCCCTGCAGGAACTGCTGCATCACTGAGCCCACGGCCGAGCCAATACCAATATTGCTGGTACCACTGCCCGAGAGGCTGGCGGCAAACACGTCCGCCATCTGGGTGCGGAAGGGCTTGAAGCCTACCACACTGGCGTTGGCCACATTGTTACCGATCACATCCAGGCTCTTGCTGGAAGTATTCAGTCCGGAAAGACCTTGTTGGAATCCCATGATTATCTCCGCTTACATGATCTGCCGGATGTCGCCCAGCCCGATTTGCCCTACACCGGTCACCTTGGCCATGATGCCATTGGCGCCAAAGGTCACACTCTCAATCTTGCCGACGGTCAGGGCGGCGGTTTCCACTTTCTTGCCAGCGACAGTAGCTTCAATCTCGAACTTGTACTCGCCATCTGCTGCCGTACCACCACCATCTTTGGCACCGTCCCAGCTGAAGTTGATCACCCCGGCCTTTTGAGCGCCCAGATTCACTTCCTGCATCACGTTGCCGTTTTTGTCCTTGATGGTGACTTTGACCTTGTCTGCATCCTGAGCAAGTTCCATGCCTGCATTGGCCTTGCCACTGGCCAGATTCAGGGTATTGCCATCAGTGAGCACCGAACGCCCCACCAGGGTCGCTGCCTGGAAAGACTGCGCGGCGGCAAATGAGGCCGCCATATTGCTGATGGCGGTATTGAGCTTCTCAATGCCGGTCACCGTACTGATCTGAGCCATCTGGCTGGTGGTCGCCGCATTGTCCAGCGGATTGAGCGGGTCCTGATTGCGCAGCTGGGTCACCAGCAACTTGAGGAAGCGATCCTCAATCCCGGCCGAACCCTTCTTGCTTGCCTGCACGCTATTATTAAACTCAGCAAACGGGTTGTTGTTGCTGCCATCCACGGTGCCTACGGTTGCCATCGCACGTACTCCTTACTGTCCCAGTGCCAGAGTCCTGAGCATCAGGGTCTTGGCGGTATTCATCATGTCGGCATTGGTCTGATAAGACCGGGAGGCGGAAATCATGTTGGCCATTTCTTCCACCACGCTCACATTGGGCATCTGCACATAGCCCTTTTCGTCGGCCAGCGGGTTATCCGGTGCGTACAGCATGCGTGGCGGCGACGGGTCTTCCACAATCTGGCTGACACGCACCCCTTGTGCCGGGCCATTCAGGCCATTGACCGGTGTCGCCTGAAACACCACCTGCCGCGCCTTGTAGGGCTGCCCGGTCGAGCTGGTGGCCGAATCCACGTTAGCCAGATTGCTGGCGACCACATTGAGCCGCATCGACTGGGCTGTCATGGCTGAACCGGCAATCTGAAACACTCCCATGATGGACATGTCAGCGCATCCTTCTTAGTTGTTCGACAGTGCTTGCTGCAAGGTTCTGATGCGGCCTGTGGTGAAGGTCAGTAGCGCCTGATAGTGCAGACCATTCTCCGAGAAGCGTGCCATTTCCTCTTCCGCATCTACCGTGTTACCGTCAATGGCGGGCTGGGTCGGGTTGCGGTATTTGACGTCAGCGTCCAGAAAGCCGCCTTGCGCGCCATCCAGATGACGGCGGTGGGTGAGCTGCATGTGCGCACCATGCTGCGCTCCTGCCAGCGCGTTTTGCAGCGCTTGGCGAAAATCTACATCGACCGCTTTGTAATTGGGGGTGTCCGCGTTGGCCAGATTGGCGCCCAGCAGTTCCTGCCGCGAGGCACGTGCCTTGAGCGCGGTTTGCAGGAAATTGAAGTGTTTGTCGAGGTTCTGGATCATGGCGGGCTCCTTGCCGTAACCTCAAGCAGAAAGTGTGCCACCCAATGACCACGACCACAGCAGTGCGGGGTGGCGAAATCGGCGGGGCTCGGGCGGCAACGCTTGCCGCCCCTGGAAGCTCAGTCTGCCGCTTCGACCCGGTTCTTGCCGCTCACCTTGGCGCGATACATCGCCGCATCCGCACGCGCCAGCACATCCTGCTGGCTTTCGTCTTCCTGGTACTCGGCCACACCACAGCTGAAGGTGATCAACACTCGCTCATTACGGTGCAGGTAAAAGCGTCGCGTCAGCTCACGCTGCACCCGCTGCATGACCTGAATCGCTTCTGCCATGCCCGTACCAGGCAGCAATACCACAAATTCCTCACCGCCATAGCGTGCGATGTAATCGGTAGGCCGCAATACATCCTTGACCACCGCCGACAGGTGGGTCAGCGCTTCATCGCCCGCCTGATGCCCCAGGCTGTCATTCAGCTTCTTGAAGTTGTCGATATCCAGCAAGGCCAGCGACAGGGCGCCATGCTCGCGCCGCACGCGCGCCAGCTCTGTCGCCATGGCCTCTTCCAGACCGCGACGGTTGAGGGTGCCGGTCAGCTGATCGGTCTTCACTTGCGCTGAAATGGCCTCGATCTCGCGCTCCAGCTCGCTGATGCGACTCTCGGCAGCTTCGGCCTCCTGCCGTGCCAGCCGCATGTCATCACGCGAGCGCAGCATGTCCACCTGCATGTGGCGGGTGTCTTCCATCAGGTTATCCAAGATGATGCTGAGCTGGGTGACATCATCTGTTTTCTGGATCTGGCTGGAGTAGGACACGATCTTGTCGTGATAGCCGCCCGTGCTTTCTGCAATCACCCCCAGCCGGTCAATAAAGGTGGTAATCATGTGTTTGAAGGTCAGCTTGGCCTCGGTCAGGCTTTGCTTGAGATGGCCCTGCTTGAAAATCAGCTCCGAGAGGCGTTGCTCCATCTCGTATAGATAGCGGCTATCCAGCGGTTGATCAATCACCGCCTTGATCACTTCCACCTGCCCCTGCATCCAGCCATCATCCGCCATCAGCTCGCCGATATTGCTGACCAGCAAACGCAGCAAGCGCTGCAGACCCAGCATCAGGGTTTGATCCGACTCGTTGCGCAACTCCAGCTTGATCCAGAATTTCTTGGCTTGCGCCGAAAAAGCCTGCAACGCCCGACTGTCGGCCACTTCCCGCAGGCGAACATTGAGGGCACTGGCCTCTTCCAGCAGGTCCGGTGCATGCTGCAAGCGCGCGACGACGCCATACTCGAGCGTGCTGGCCAGCAAGTCCCGCCACGCCTGGAACACCTCGCCATCGACATTGTCGCCGTCACGCTCCTCTACACCGCTGCGGCCATCGGCATCCAGCTCGCCACTGAGAACGGTGTCCGCATCAGGCGGCAGGTTGTCACGCCAGCCACGTATCAACCCTGCCAACTTCTCGTTCAGCTGCACCGGGTTGCCGCCAAAATTGATCAGCACCCGCTCCAGCGCTTCCTTCTTGCGAGCGGGCGTCCAGCCCACCTGTCGCAACTCCCATTGCCGGACCAGCTCACGAACGATTTCTCCCCACGGCTGGCTCAGCTCCCCACCATCAGCGCTGCCGCCAGACAGCAATTCCAGCACGACCTTGGACCAGCTGTTCCAGTCCTCCGCCTTGAGGGCATCATCCAGCTGCTTTTGCAGGCGCTGCAACTCCACGCGAGGCCGCCCGCCTTGGGGCAACGCATCCGTCAGCAGCTGGATCACAGGATGGGTGGTCTCCAGTGTGTCACCCGAGATCTGGGCATAGGCCTTGCGGTAATTGTCCGGCGTGGGCAGCTGGCGGCTCATGGCCAACTGTTTCAGGGTTTCGCGGGCGATTTCGGTTGGATTGGTCAGCGGCATGCCGGCACCTGTCATGACCCGGCCGACCATGGGTCGCCCGGTGCTGAAGAAGTCACAGGATCAGTAGCCACCAGCATGGTGGCCATACCCTGTCATTGTAGGAAGGTGGCGAACAAACAGCCAGCGGGAAATACCGGGATGATCAGTGTGGTACGACTGGTGTGCTGTCTGCAGGCAGGGGCGCTGGGGCTGTTGTGGTGTTGGTGGTATCGAGCACCTGGATGAACAATTCATCCTGCTTGACCATGCCCAGCTCATTACGGGCACGTTCTTCGATGGCATCAAAGCCCTGTTTGAGGTCCAGCACTTCAGCTTCCAGTGCCATATTGCGGCGCTGCAAGGCCGCATTATGCGCCTGCGCCTTTTCCAGCTCAGCCTCTTGCTTCCAGACCATCAGCCAGCCGCCCTTGCCCAGCCACAGGGGCTGCTGCAAGGCAACGATCAAAACGGCCAGGGCCAGGCTCAGGACACGCAGGAACATGCTTAAAACTTCATCAATCGATTTGCGCCGGACTTTAACACATGCCGTCACGCACTGTCATGCCTTTCGCATCAACGTGTCGTGGCTCGAGAAATGCAACAGACAAGCCCTGTCTGCCAAGCGGGCCGTCATGGCACAGCATCCGCCTCAGAACACAGCGCAATTCTCTCCGGCCCATTAAAATGCCATCAGCATTAACCATAAAGTCAGCCCCATGAAAAACGCCACCCGAAGGTGGCGCATTTCATGGGGCCGTGTGGCTTCAGGCGATGTGATAGAACGCATCGCGGCCCGCATAGCGTGCCATATCGCCCAGCTCTTCTTCGATGCGCAGCAGCTGGTTGTACTTGGCCATGCGGTCCGAACGGGACAAGGAGCCGGTCTTGATCTGCATGGCGTTGGTGGCCACTGCCAGATCAGCGATGGTGCTGTCCTCGGTCTCACCGGAGCGGTGTGATACCACCGATGTGTAATTGGACCGCTTGGCCAGTTCGATGGCCTGCAGGGTTTCCGACAGGGTACCGATCTGGTTGACCTTGATCAGGATGGAGTTGGCAATACCCTGGTTGATCCCCTCTTGCAGGATCTTCGGATTGGTCACGAACACATCGTCACCCACCAGCTGCACATTGTCGCCCAGACGCTCGGTCAGCAGCGCCCAACCATCCCAGTCGTGCTCAGACATGCCATCTTCGATGCTGATGATCGGATATTTGCCCACCAGCGAGGCCAGGTAATCCACCATTTGCGGGGTGGTCAGCTTCAGGCCATTGCCGTCCATATCGTACATGCCATCCTTGTAGAACTCGGAGGCCGCACAATCCAGCGCCAGCATCACATCTTCGCCTGCGGTGTAACCGGCATTGGAAATGGCCGTCAGAATCAGCTCGATGGCTTCTTCATGACTGTTCAGGTTCGGTGCAAAACCGCCTTCATCGCCCACGGCGGTGGACATGCCCTTGTCGCCAATCAGCTTCTTCAGCGCGTGGAACACTTCAGCGCCACAGCGCAGTGCCTCGCGGAAGGTCGGGCGACCCAGCGGAACAATCATGAACTCCTGGAAGTCGATATTGTTGTTGGCGTGCGCGCCACCGTTGATCACGTTCATCATCGGCACCGGCAGGGTCATGGTCCCGGCACCACCCAGATAGCGGTACAGCGGCAGGCCAGCCTCTTCGGCGGCAGCACGGGCTACGGCCATCGACACGGCCAGCATGGCGTTGGCGCCCAGGCGACCCTTCATTTCGGTGCCATCCAGCTCCAGCAGGGTGCGGTCGATAAAGCTTTGTTCCGAAGCGTCCAGACCAATGATGGCTTCGCAGATTTCGGTGTTGACGTGCTCTACCGCCTTCAGCACGCCCTTGCCCAGATAGCGGGATTTGTCGCCATCGCGCAGCTCCAGCGCTTCCTTCTCACCGGTGGAGGCACCACTCGGCACGGCGGCACGGCCCATGACACCACTTTCCAGCAAGACATCGGCTTCCACGGTCGGATTGCCGCGAGAATCCAGGATTTCGCGTGCGACCACATCAACAATCGAACTCATGAGTTAGCTACCCTTCGTGACAGATGATCAAAAAACAGTTACAGGGGGAAATGCCGCACTCACGGCCTTATTTCACGAGCAGCTTGGCAAAACACAGGCTGCGTGGCTGGTCGACGTACTCGCCATAGGGCTCAATACGCGAATAACCCGCCCGTTCATACAGACCCACCGCTTCCGGCTGGCGGTTACCGGTTTCCAGCACGATACGGCGATAGCCGAACTTGCGGGCCGCCGCTTCCAGCTCTTCCAGCAGGCGACGGGCCACGCCCATGCGGCGGAAAGAAGCACGCACATACATGCGCTTGATTTCCACCGTATCGCTTTCCAGTGGCTTCAGTGCACCACAGCCCGCCAAGGCACGGTCGCAAGTGGCCAGATAAAGCGCATTGCCCGGTTTGTCGACATCCCCCAGGCGAAACGGGCTGATGGCATAGTCGCCATAGCGTCCGGTCATTTCAGCTTCCATCTCCCCCAGCAGCATGATGGCCGCTGCGTGGCGGCTGCTGCTTCGGGTTACCGTCAATTCCGGATGCTTGGCGTCCATGGCATTACACCTCGTTTTCAAACCAGCGGGCTGATTTCACCACCTTGTCCAGCGCCACCAGTGTCTGTAGCAAATCACGCATCTTGCCGAGCGGCCAGGCATTCGGCCCGTCTGACTTGGCTTGTGCCGGATCCGGGTGGGTTTCCATGAACACCCCGGCGACCCCGGCGGCCACTGCAGCACGGGCCAGCACCGGCACATGTTCACGCTGCCCGCCGGAGCTGCTGCCCTGCCCGCCCGGCAACTGCACCGAGTGGGTGGCATCAAACACCACCGGGCATTGGGTCTCGCGCATCACAGCCAGGCTGCGCATGTCGGATACCAGATTATTGTAGCCAAACGAGGCGCCACGTTCACATACCATGATGTTGTCGAGGCCACCATTGGCCGCCTTGGCCTTGTCCACCACGTTCTTCATGTCCCACGGCGCGAGAAACTGGCCCTTCTTCAGGTTCACCGGCTTGCCCGCGCAGGCCACGGCCTGGATAAAGTCGGTCTGGCGACACAGGAATGCCGGCGTCTGCAGCACATCCACTACCGCAGCCACCGGCTCGATCTGCCAGGTATCGTGCACATCGGTCAGCACCGGCACGCCAACTTGCTTGCGCACCTCAGCGAGAATGCGCAGCCCTTCGTCCATGCCATAACCGCGGAACGACTGGCCGGAGCTGCGGTTGGCCTTGTCGAAGGAGCTTTTGAAAATGAACGGCACCCCTGCTGCTGCCGCAATCTCCTTCAACTGCCCAGCGACGTCGATCGAAAACTGCTCGCCCTCAATCACACACGGTCCGGCAATCAGGAACAGCGGCTGGTTGAGGCCGACTTCAAACCC
This genomic stretch from Leeia aquatica harbors:
- the kdsA gene encoding 3-deoxy-8-phosphooctulonate synthase — protein: MQLCGFEVGLNQPLFLIAGPCVIEGEQFSIDVAGQLKEIAAAAGVPFIFKSSFDKANRSSGQSFRGYGMDEGLRILAEVRKQVGVPVLTDVHDTWQIEPVAAVVDVLQTPAFLCRQTDFIQAVACAGKPVNLKKGQFLAPWDMKNVVDKAKAANGGLDNIMVCERGASFGYNNLVSDMRSLAVMRETQCPVVFDATHSVQLPGGQGSSSGGQREHVPVLARAAVAAGVAGVFMETHPDPAQAKSDGPNAWPLGKMRDLLQTLVALDKVVKSARWFENEV
- the flgB gene encoding flagellar basal body rod protein FlgB; this translates as MIQNLDKHFNFLQTALKARASRQELLGANLANADTPNYKAVDVDFRQALQNALAGAQHGAHMQLTHRRHLDGAQGGFLDADVKYRNPTQPAIDGNTVDAEEEMARFSENGLHYQALLTFTTGRIRTLQQALSNN
- a CDS encoding GGDEF domain-containing protein — its product is MPLTNPTEIARETLKQLAMSRQLPTPDNYRKAYAQISGDTLETTHPVIQLLTDALPQGGRPRVELQRLQKQLDDALKAEDWNSWSKVVLELLSGGSADGGELSQPWGEIVRELVRQWELRQVGWTPARKKEALERVLINFGGNPVQLNEKLAGLIRGWRDNLPPDADTVLSGELDADGRSGVEERDGDNVDGEVFQAWRDLLASTLEYGVVARLQHAPDLLEEASALNVRLREVADSRALQAFSAQAKKFWIKLELRNESDQTLMLGLQRLLRLLVSNIGELMADDGWMQGQVEVIKAVIDQPLDSRYLYEMEQRLSELIFKQGHLKQSLTEAKLTFKHMITTFIDRLGVIAESTGGYHDKIVSYSSQIQKTDDVTQLSIILDNLMEDTRHMQVDMLRSRDDMRLARQEAEAAESRISELEREIEAISAQVKTDQLTGTLNRRGLEEAMATELARVRREHGALSLALLDIDNFKKLNDSLGHQAGDEALTHLSAVVKDVLRPTDYIARYGGEEFVVLLPGTGMAEAIQVMQRVQRELTRRFYLHRNERVLITFSCGVAEYQEDESQQDVLARADAAMYRAKVSGKNRVEAAD
- the flgF gene encoding flagellar basal-body rod protein FlgF, coding for MDRLLYVSMTGAQHALLKQSATTHNLANVNTQGYKAETHAFRALWVYGPGAPTRTYAVDATVGSDFAPGSLQATGRDLDIAIQGKGWFAVQASDGSEGYMRNGAFEVDAEGTLKAPNGMPVLGDGGPIQIPANTRVTIGRDGTVSTVPDGNGVTRVTILGRLKLVNPDEKELVRSDDGLFRLKSGQPAEADPTVLVAGNALESSNVNAAQAMVELITQSRQFDLQVKMMQTADQNARQTAQVLSLNG
- the ftsB gene encoding cell division protein FtsB, with translation MFLRVLSLALAVLIVALQQPLWLGKGGWLMVWKQEAELEKAQAHNAALQRRNMALEAEVLDLKQGFDAIEERARNELGMVKQDELFIQVLDTTNTTTAPAPLPADSTPVVPH
- the eno gene encoding phosphopyruvate hydratase; this translates as MSSIVDVVAREILDSRGNPTVEADVLLESGVMGRAAVPSGASTGEKEALELRDGDKSRYLGKGVLKAVEHVNTEICEAIIGLDASEQSFIDRTLLELDGTEMKGRLGANAMLAVSMAVARAAAEEAGLPLYRYLGGAGTMTLPVPMMNVINGGAHANNNIDFQEFMIVPLGRPTFREALRCGAEVFHALKKLIGDKGMSTAVGDEGGFAPNLNSHEEAIELILTAISNAGYTAGEDVMLALDCAASEFYKDGMYDMDGNGLKLTTPQMVDYLASLVGKYPIISIEDGMSEHDWDGWALLTERLGDNVQLVGDDVFVTNPKILQEGINQGIANSILIKVNQIGTLSETLQAIELAKRSNYTSVVSHRSGETEDSTIADLAVATNAMQIKTGSLSRSDRMAKYNQLLRIEEELGDMARYAGRDAFYHIA
- the flgC gene encoding flagellar basal body rod protein FlgC, encoding MSIMGVFQIAGSAMTAQSMRLNVVASNLANVDSATSSTGQPYKARQVVFQATPVNGLNGPAQGVRVSQIVEDPSPPRMLYAPDNPLADEKGYVQMPNVSVVEEMANMISASRSYQTNADMMNTAKTLMLRTLALGQ
- a CDS encoding GNAT family N-acetyltransferase, which encodes MDAKHPELTVTRSSSRHAAAIMLLGEMEAEMTGRYGDYAISPFRLGDVDKPGNALYLATCDRALAGCGALKPLESDTVEIKRMYVRASFRRMGVARRLLEELEAAARKFGYRRIVLETGNRQPEAVGLYERAGYSRIEPYGEYVDQPRSLCFAKLLVK
- the flgE gene encoding flagellar hook protein FlgE; translation: MGFQQGLSGLNTSSKSLDVIGNNVANASVVGFKPFRTQMADVFAASLSGSGTSNIGIGSAVGSVMQQFLQGNISVTNNPLDVAINGQGFFRLSNNGAISYSRNGQFQVDKTGYVVNDQGRRLTGYPADANGNIISSAPVDIQINTTDLLPKQTAAQTWGINLDSREAVISVPFNSADGTTFNRSTSQTIYDSLGNPHTQAVYFQKASANNWNMYVTVDGTAVPVGTFGSPAQAARLTYGTNGTITGWDAGAGTQPISTPIPINIPGALTTSWGAATQNMTMQVSTFTQFGSVFSVNKQTQDGYSSGRLNGISISPDGTVLGRYTNGQSRNMAQIVLANFSNPQGLQPRGGNEWTETPTSGGPLVGAPGSSSLGVLQSSAVEESKVDLTEELVNMITAQRVYQANAQTIKTQDQVLQTLVNLR
- a CDS encoding flagellar hook assembly protein FlgD is translated as MATVGTVDGSNNNPFAEFNNSVQASKKGSAGIEDRFLKLLVTQLRNQDPLNPLDNAATTSQMAQISTVTGIEKLNTAISNMAASFAAAQSFQAATLVGRSVLTDGNTLNLASGKANAGMELAQDADKVKVTIKDKNGNVMQEVNLGAQKAGVINFSWDGAKDGGGTAADGEYKFEIEATVAGKKVETAALTVGKIESVTFGANGIMAKVTGVGQIGLGDIRQIM